Below is a genomic region from Salmo salar chromosome ssa11, Ssal_v3.1, whole genome shotgun sequence.
CAGTTTTACACTGCAACCCTCTAACAAATGAAGCTCCAAAATGTTCATGTGTTGTTGTAGTGTATCATATATTTTGCATcactgtgtgtatgtactgtgtatatacagaaccagtcaaaagtttggacacacctactcattcaagggtttttcatttttactattttccacactgtagaataatagggaagatatcataactatgaaataacacaaggaatctgtagtgaccaaaaaaaggttaaacaaatcaaaatattttagattcttcaaagtagccaccctttgccttgatgacagctttgcacactcttctcttggcattctctcaaccagcttcacctggaatgcttttccaacagtcctgaaggagttcccacatatgctgagcacttgttggttgcttttccttcactctgcggtccaactcatcccaaactatctcaattgggttgattgtggaggccaggtcatctgatgctgcactccatcactctccttcttggtcaaatagcccttacacagcctggaggtgtgttgggtcattgtcctgttgtaaaaaatatagttccattaagcgcaaaccagatgggatagcgtatcgctgcagaatgttgtggtagccatgctggttaagtgtgccttgaattctaaataaatcacagacagtgtcaccagcaaagcacccccacaccatcacacctcctccatgcttcacggtgggaaccacacatgcggagatcatccgttcacctactctgcgtttcacattgactcatcagatcaaagcacagatttccaccggtctaatgtccattgcttgtgtttcttggccgaagcaagtctcttctattggtgtcctttagtagtggtttctttgcagcaattcgaccatgaaggcctgattcatgcagtctcctctgaacagctgatgttgagatgtgtctgttacttgaactctgtgaagcatttatttgggctgcaatttctgaagctggtaactctaatgaacttatcctctgcagcagaggtaacactgggtcttcctttcctgtggcggtcctcatgagagtcagtctcatcatagcgcttgatggtttttgcgaatgtacttgaagaaactttcaaagttcttgatatgttccagattgacagaccttcgtgtcttaaagtaatgatggactgtcatttctctttccttatttgagctgttcttgcaataatatggacttggtcttttaccaaatagggctatcttctgtataccacccctactgtacatgtaccttgtcacaacacaactgattggcttaaacgcattaagaaagagAGACATTCCACaggttaacaaggcacacctgttaattgaaatgcattccaggtgaagctatgaagctctttgagagaatgccaaatgtgtgcaaatctgtcaaggcaaagggtggctactttgtataatataaatatattttgatttgtttaacacttttctggttactgcATGAGttgatatgtgttatttcatagttttgatgtcttcactattattctacaatgtagaaaatagtaaaaacaaagaaaaaccctggaatgagtaggtgtgtacaaacgtttgactggtacttatatatatatatatataattgagtgAAGTTGCTGAACTGAAGGCAATTCTCCCAGTGACTGAACAGAGCAGAAAGCCCTCTTTATTTATTTGTTGGGGTCCCCAGGGAGGGTGCTGGTTTATCGGCACCAGTGGCCCCTTTTGGCTGCAGGGTTAAAACGTCTGTTACCTCTCTACCAATCGCTGCCTAGGAAAAGGATGTAGGCATTCCAGAGCCCACTGGATGGTTAAAGCAGATGGTTACAAGTTCTAGAACACTATACTTCTTAAAGAGAAGGTAAAAGAGCTACTACATTTGCGTGAGATAAAAAGATTACACCATTATACATTTTTATGCTCATGTGAAAATGTAAACATTAATTCACTAAAAGGATACTGGATTATTCATGACACTTTATAACTGCAGTAATGTACCACAATTTTcccaaatcatttaaaaaaaagtacatttgagTAAATTGAAACTTTTACTCACGTAGGCCTGGTAAACATCTAAACAAAGGTGATAAATTGATCACGCCAGTAAAGTATTATGCCCCATTATTTTGTCCTTTATCCTGTATTGTACCTCAAGAGCAAGGAGTTCCCTTTTGATTGCATCCATCCTAGTAACATTCACTGTAAAAAAAGGTTTTGAGGACATATTTATCATGGTTGATGTGTTCTCatcctgtatgtactgtatgtgtaatgaGATGCTACGTCTCAGATGGACTCAATAGCTAAAGACATGATAATACAATGTATTCAATGCAACTTTGAGTTAAAGGGAATTAACTGAATTTGCCAACTGCCAAGTATTTAAGTTTATGATTTAACACCATCTTTCTCTTTTTTAAATCAGAGACATGGTGTATGACTGAAATGCTATACTTTAGTATTTGGAATTCTAATGCAAACATCTGCAATGTACTCTACACTACTTCATTATTGAAATGGGAAAGGTTTGATTGACACCGTTTTGGAGAGAATAGGTAAATAAATGTCTGTTTATACTTATTTAGTGCATATTTGTAGTCATTCCATTTATCTGAACACCAGTTCACTGGTGTTGTGAATCAAATCTGTAACAAATAAGGGCATCGATACAAGGCAACTCTTACCGGAGCTACATGAACTTCAGAATGACTTAAGGACCCCATCTAGTGAAGACTGGCAGTATTACTACAAAGTTGTAGTAAACCAACCCTCTGTTCCACGACACTTTATGTTCCCTGGCATCTACAAATGGAAGCACAGTCTACAAATGTCACAGGACGCAAAACTGCAAATTGAGGGGTTTATTTACTTCAATTAAACTGTATTTTATGAGAATTGTATAAACGTCCAAGAAAATAAAGTCTCTATTACGCACAGTCATAAAGCAATTAACCAGGCACTGAAATATTATCAACCGTCAACACTGTTTTTACGTGGCAAGATGGCCACAGCAGTTTAATTCACTGCATTTCTCTTCATTTTCACAATAATCATCTTTATCACTAAGAGCTTCCAATAGTATAGGTAGTTTAACCTGCATTTGTGTACTAGTGTGTTATGCTACTGATACTGCATTCACTGAGATTAAACAGACACCTTTTAAGATTGAAAAGTTCTGCATCTAATGCATCCATTATTGATTATATATGGCATAATGTAGACTGGCAAGATATCATTAGAGAAACTGCATCCCTTACATGAGAAGACAGATATTCTCCAGATTTAGGAGTGAAAATACCATTTGGTTAGATCAGCTTGGATGTGAGTGAAATTATTTAGAAGGATTTTCCACGGTCGGCCATGAAATCCTCAATCTCCTCCACTGTACGAGGGACACAGGTGAGCAGCTCCATTCCGCTGGCAGTCACGGCAATGTCGTCCTCAATACGCACCTGGACAGAGGGGGAAACATCCAGTGAGACACATTTGAGGGTCAGAGCCAAGGTTAATAATCAACAGCAGATAATAAATCAGGGGAAGCAGTTATAGCAGAAGACTTAACAGAACAGCATAATGTGTATATTATTTGCTGCCATGGAGTAGATTGAGACAAAGGAGTTACTATGTGCAAGCTTTGGGTGGTTGACATTGACAGTAAAACCAGCACATAAACTAATAAGTACAAACTGTCTGTGGCTAGGTAAACGTACCCCTCCAAATCCACGGAAGCGAGCCAGCACTTCATTGTTGATGAAGCAGCTCTGGGCTGGGTTGGCCAAGGCCTGGTCAAGCAGGTGGTTGATGAAGTAGATACCAGGCTCCACAGTCAGGACCATGCGTTCCTGCACCAGACGGCCCATCCTCAAGCTCTTCAGACCGGGCTCGTTGACCCGCTCAATACCCTGTGTAACCAAGAACAAGCGGCATGACACGGACGTTAGCTTTGTCTAGAAGGAAAGATACGTGTCTTTTTGGAAGTGTATTTAGAACTTTCTGTAGCACTGATCATTGATAAATAGAATACTGTATCCATCTCTCTGGTACTGACCTCTGGGTATCCGCCCACGTCGTGCACGTCGATGCCCAGCAGGTGTCCCAGGCCGTGGGGCATGAAGACAGAGCCCATGTGGACCTTCAGCATGTCCTCCACACTCCCATGCAGGATCCCAATCTTCACCAGCTCCTCTAGGTGAACCTGGTCAGCCAGACGGTGCATCTCTGTCCACTTGACCTCTGAAACACAAGACCACCTTCAGTCAGGTTTTTAAATCAGAGGTTAAAAGTTTCAAAGCAGCCTAGTATGCAGGTGATAATGACTAGTGGTGAGGATATGGCATGTTCTGTGGTAGTCTTCAGTCTGCAACAACTCACTATTACTCAAACCATGGAACAAATGAATTTATTAAATGTATAATCCTTCCTTGTGCCCAAGCTAAGTATGTACTGTTTAGTGAATGCTTCCTCTATCCTGCCTGTGTACAGTAGGATCATACCTGGTTTAATGGCAGCCATGACAGCCCGTGATGACTTGAGCACAGCCTCATAGATGGCCTTCTGGTCTGGAGTGAACTTTCCATTGGCTGGGAAGGAGCAGGTGATGTCAGAGGAGTAGCAGTAGTATTCTCCACCCATGTCAAACAGACTGCAAGGGAAAAACCACACGTCACAGTTAGACCAGTGTTACTGCTCACCCACAGGGCTCTACAGCCATTCCGGCATCATTATTTCCAAACATAAATCAGAGAAATTGTTCACAGCATGTACATCAGAATGAATACAAGTTTTGCCTTTCAAAGGTGCTCATGTTGTGTCACCATGGGCGCTCCACACAGCCACTTTAAATCTCCATCAGTATCCCTATACACACAGCCTGACTTATGTTCAAACCCAGTCCAAGCTGTGCTCTGTCTGAGTAAACCCATGGGAGAGCCACTCAGTGGATCCAGCTGACAGGGAGAACAAAACATCACCCTACTATACTAATGACAGCAGGGGAGGTGTAGCTCTCTGAGATGTACAGTATTCCATTAAACAAAACAACACCCTACTATACTAATGACAGCAGGGGAGGTGTAGCTCTCTGAGATGTACAGTATTCCATTAAACAAAACAACACCCTACTATACTAATGACAGCAGGGGAGGTGTAGCTCTCTGAGATGTACAGTATTCCATTAAACAAAACAACACCCTACTATACTAATGACAGCAGGGGAGGTGTAGCTCTCTGAGATGTACAGTATTCCATTAAACAAAACAACACCCTACTATACTAATGACAGCAGGGGAGGTGTAGCTCTCTGAGATGTACAGTATTCCATTAAACAAAACAACACCCTACTATACTAATGACAGCAGGGGAGGTGTAGCTCTCTGAGATGTACAGTATTCCATTAAACAACACCCTACTATACTAATGACAGCAGGGGAGGTGTAGCTCTCTGAGATGTACAGTATTCCATTAAACAACACCCTACTATACTAATGACAGCAGGGGAGGTGTAGCTCTCTGAGATGTACAGTATTCCATTAAACAACACCCTACTATACTAATGACAGCAGGGGAGGTGTAGCTCTCTGAGATGTACAGTATTCCATTAAACAAAACAACACCCTACTATACTAATGACAGCAGGGGAGGTGTAGCTCTCTGAGATGTACAGTATTCCATTAAACAACACCCTACTATACTAATGACAGCAGGGGAGGTGTAGCTCTTTGAGATGTACAGTATTCCATTAAACAACACCCTACTATACTAATGACAGCAGGGGAGGTGTAGCTCTCTGAGATGTACAGTATTCTATTAAACATCACCCTACTATACTAATGACAGCAGGGGAGGTGTAGCTCTCAGATGTACAGTATTCCATTAAACAAAACAACACCCTACTATACTAATGACAGCAGGGGAGGTGTAGCTCTCAGATGTACAGTATTCCATTAAACAAAACAACACCCTACTATACTAATGACAGCAGGGGAGGTGTAGCTCTCTGAGATGTACAGTATTCTATTAAACAACACAACACCCTACTATACTAATGACAGCAGGGGAGGTGTAGCTCTCTGAGATGTACAGTATTCCATTAAACAAAACAACAGATCACTGCAAGTGTTTTTGATATACAAATCCAAGACAAAATGAACACAGAATCTAATAAAATCAAGCAAACAACCCAAAaaggacaattgaggagtggaataACTTCACATCATGTGAAATGATCGCCGACTTACCACATGTCTCCGTCATCGATGGTCTTGTCATTGGGAGCTCCTGCATGGCCGTAGTGCAGGACTGAGCCGTTGTTTCCACTGTTGAAGATTTAAGCATACGAGTAGGTCATTATAGAGGCACTGAACACACGTCAGATCGAACAATAGCACCTCAATTCTGTACGTCAAAATGTAACAGATGATGTCACGCATTTCAGATATGTTCTCCATTAAATGAACCCATTTCTGTGTAGCAAAGGGAAGTGCCTTACGTTCCACAGATACAGGTGTAGGAGGTGTGACGCATTCCCCCAtgagagtagcagtagtgctgGAACAGGCTGCAACAGAAAAGCACTGACATGAACAACCATACACAAGAAGCTCCACAGCTCTAACAACGAAGTGTAATCAAGGGTTAACCTCCTTTTTGATATTGATTAGCCTAGAATACAAGAAGGGAGTCATCTAAACCTCCCACCTTGAAGATCTCCATCGCCTGATACTTAACTGGAGGATAGTATGATAAAAGCATTTGGACTCATCTTCACTTGATTATTGGTCTATCCACTGGAGACTTGAGTCAGTGATTACATATTCTCTGCTGCACGTTCTTTCTGCAGTCAATTAGTCAGATAGTGGGCTGGTGAGGGGCGCTGCTATAGTAGCTCAGATTATTTACATTCTTCAGCCACCCAGATGAAGGTTTCATTAAAAACACAAAAAGCTGCCAGCTAGAAACAGGAAATTGATTCAGCTCAGTGGGTGGCTGTTACTACATTGTAAAATACACTCCCCTCCATacgtatttggacagtgaagccaTTTTTtccatttggctctatactccagcattttaggtttgagatcaaatgtttcacatgaggtgacagtacagaatgtcaccttttatttgagggtatttccaTGCATATTGTATCTGTTTAACCATTTACAAATGAAAGCAGTTCATGTATTGTCCCCCCCAtgtgaagaagtcataagtattcggACGAATGTGCTTATAGTGTATCAAAGTAGTCAaaggttaagtatttggtcccatattccttgcatgcaatgactacatcaaacttgtgactctacaaattcATTGGATACATTTGTAGCttgttttggattatgttttgCCAAATAGTAACAGAAAGAAAATGATTAGTCATCATTCATCGTGAGTAGATAAAGATATTTCTTCTAAATAACACTTCTAAATAAATCCTCataatgccatgattaagaaaaatcatgaatgaatcatgaataatgatcagTGAGATGCTGTTCAGAGGCTACAAAACAACATGCTAACccttcaccattaccaataaccagGTTAAAAAGGGCGGGGGGGTGATATTTGTGCCTCTAACCTTTTCCTTTTTCCCGATTCATTCATGATAGTCGATTATCATGGTAGCATTCACATGAATATAGAAGTTTTCAGAagcatcttctattcttacttaTAATAAATGTATCCAACACGTTtttagtcacaagcttgatgtcgtCATTGCAtgcaaggaatatgggaccaaatactacacttttgactacttGAAAAcactaagtgaatttgtccaaatacttgctGTGAATGTAGTTTATCCAGAGGAACACACCTTCATAGATAAGGAACATACCGTTTTACCGTCACCTTTATGGTCAGACAGGACATAGTACACCACATAGCCTTTCGTCACACAATATACCTTTATATGGTACAAACAGTTCAATATAGCTGGCATACCCTTCATGATAAAAAGCTCCACTCACCTCTCCATTTCATATTCTTTCTGTCCAGGTCTCACATGCTTCATGATCTGAGGAGAAAGACAACAGCACTTCAGGTTGGCCGTACCTGTGATATACAAGGTTGCAAGTGGGCAATGATGCCTCTGAGATGTATTCTTTTAGCTTTGATTATATTCATTTATTAATCATGATATAACAACATGGTGATCTCCAAAGGTTTTGGGACATTGACACATTtttggttgttttggctctgtactccagcactttggttAAAGTTCAGACTCcctgctttaatttgagggtatttccatccatatcaggtgaaccgtttagaaattacagcactttttgtacatagtccccccattttaggggaccaaacgTATTGGGACAAATGAagtcatatatactgtacatgtgttcTAAAGAAGTCAAAAGTTCAGTATTTGGTctcatattcctagcatgcaatgattaCATGAAGCTTGTGTCTCTagaaacttgttggatgcatttgctgtttgttttggttgtgtttcagattattttgtgcccaatagaaattaatggtaagtAAAGTAGTGTtcttttggagtcacttttattgtaaataagaacagaatatgtttctaaacacttctacattcatctggatgctaccatgactacagatagtcctgaatgaattgtgaataatgatgtgtaagaaagttagacacacaaatatcatacccccaagacatgctaacctctcaacaTTATAATAACGGAGATTAgccttttatatcatacccccaagacatgctaacctctcaacaTTATAATAACGGAGGTTAgccttttatatcatacccccaagacatgctaacctctcaacaTTATAATAACGGAGGTTAGGCTTTTATATCattcccccaagacatgctaacctctcaacaTTATAATAACGGAGGTTAgccttttatatcatacccccaagacatgctaacctctcaacaTTATAATAACGGAGGTTAgccttttatatcatacccccaagacatgctaacctctcaacaTTATAATAACGGAGATTAgccttttatatcatacccccaagacatgctaacctctcaacaTTATAATAACGGAGGTTAgccttttatatcatacccccaagacatgctaacctctcaacaTTATAATAACGGAGGTTAgccttttatatcatacccccaagacatgctaacctctcaacaTTATAATAACGGAGGTTAGCCTTTTATATCattcccccaagacatgctaacctctcaacaTTATAATAACGGAGGTTAGCCTtttttgggggtatgatatttgtgtgtccAACTTTCTCACTCACCTTTATTCACAATTGATTCAGGACTACTCAGAATCATGGTAGAACCCACATTAATGtaatagtgtttagaaacattctattcttatttacaataaaagtgactccaaaatgacacaatacattatttaccattcatttctattgggcacaaaataatctgaaacacaaccaaaacaaacagcaaatgcatccaacaagtttgaagattcacaagcttgatgtagttatt
It encodes:
- the LOC106562343 gene encoding xaa-Pro dipeptidase, whose amino-acid sequence is MTPPVLRNMAARQEPVYWLGKDTLRVSAALFAENRRRLCQGLKAKDGVAPKSVVVLQGGEQKQRYCTDTDMLFRQESFFHWAFGVTEADCYGAIDVDTGKSILFVPKLPESYATWMGEIHPREYFKEKYAVDEVQYTCDIADVFSKMKLGALLTLRGQNTDSGSICREASFEGISQFQVNNTLLHPVIVECRLTKTDMELEVLRYTNRISSEAHKEIMKHVRPGQKEYEMESLFQHYCYSHGGMRHTSYTCICGTGNNGSVLHYGHAGAPNDKTIDDGDMCLFDMGGEYYCYSSDITCSFPANGKFTPDQKAIYEAVLKSSRAVMAAIKPEVKWTEMHRLADQVHLEELVKIGILHGSVEDMLKVHMGSVFMPHGLGHLLGIDVHDVGGYPEGIERVNEPGLKSLRMGRLVQERMVLTVEPGIYFINHLLDQALANPAQSCFINNEVLARFRGFGGVRIEDDIAVTASGMELLTCVPRTVEEIEDFMADRGKSF